The following coding sequences lie in one Spinacia oleracea cultivar Varoflay chromosome 1, BTI_SOV_V1, whole genome shotgun sequence genomic window:
- the LOC110784497 gene encoding chalcone synthase 2: protein MASVQEIRNAQRAHGPATILAIGTANPQNEMIQAEYPDFYFRVTDTEHMTGLKKKFERMCEKSMIKKRYMHVTEELLKQNPHMCDYNASSLDTRQDILATEVPKLGKEAAIKAIKEWGQPRSKITHVIFCTTSGVDMPGADYQLTKLLGLRPSVKRFMLYQQGCYAGGTVLRLAKDIAENNRGSRVLVVCSEITVICFRGPTETHLDSMIGQALFGDGAGSVIVGADPIESVERPIFQLVSAAQTILPDSEGAIDGHLREVGLAFHLLKDVPGLISKNIEKSLVEAFKPIGIDDWNSLFWVAHPGGPAILDQVEAKLELNQDKLGITRHVLSEFGNMSSACVLFILDEMRKRSLKEGKTTTGYGLDWGVLFGFGPGLTVETVVLHSVPLTD from the exons ATGGCATCCGTTCAAGAAATCCGTAACGCCCAACGAGCCCACGGACCAGCAACGATCCTAGCTATCGGAACCGCCAATCCCCAGAATGAAATGATCCAAGCGGAGTATCCTGATTTCTACTTCCGTGTTACCGATACTGAGCATATGACTGGTCTCAAGAAGAAGTTCGAGCGCATGT GTGAAAAGTCAATGATTAAGAAGCGATACATGCACGTAACTGAAGAGCTATTGAAACAGAACCCTCACATGTGTGACTACAATGCTTCATCCTTAGACACCCGCCAAGACATCCTCGCAACGGAAGTCCCAAAACTCGGGAAAGAGGCGGCCATAAAGGCCATCAAAGAGTGGGGACAACCTCGGTCCAAAATCACCCACGTCATTTTCTGCACAACCTCAGGTGTAGACATGCCTGGTGCAGACTACCAGCTTACTAAACTCCTCGGCCTCCGACCCTCAGTAAAACGCTTCATGCTTTACCAGCAGGGTTGCTACGCCGGCGGTACAGTCCTCCGCCTCGCCAAGGACATCGCCGAGAACAACCGTGGTTCCCGTGTGTTGGTGGTTTGTTCTGAGATTACTGTCATTTGTTTCCGTGGGCCTACTGAGACACATTTGGACTCTATGATTGGACAAGCCCTGTTTGGTGATGGAGCCGGGTCTGTCATTGTCGGTGCGGACCCTATTGAGTCCGTTGAGCGACCCATTTTCCAGCTTGTTTCGGCTGCTCAGACCATACTCCCTGACTCTGAGGGTGCTATCGATGGACACTTGAGAGAAGTCGGGTTAGCCTTCCATTTGTTAAAAGATGTACCTGGTTTGATCTCGAAGAATATTGAAAAATCCCTCGTTGAGGCTTTTAAACCGATTGGGATTGATGATTGGAACTCCCTTTTCTGGGTGGCTCACCCTGGTGGTCCAGCAATCTTAGACCAAGTTGAGGCTAAACTCGAGCTCAATCAGGATAAATTGGGTATAACTAGGCATGTTCTAAGTGAGTTTGGTAACATGTCTAGTGCTTGTGTTTTGTTTATATTGGATGAAATGAGGAAGAGGTCGTTGAAAGAAGGTAAGACCACTACCGGATACGGGCTAGATTGGGGTGTCTTGTTCGGGTTTGGACCCGGTCTTACAGTGGAAACTGTTGTGCTTCACAGTGTTCCTCTCACGGATTAA
- the LOC110784498 gene encoding homeobox-leucine zipper protein HAT5 isoform X1 — MEGGGGFGGCHDMISLLENSNNTSLWHPSSSAHHANVMNFDHEPQLGRIANPKMNICDGILGRRTDAEDAGGENSKNSEKKRRLTVQQANFLEESFELDNRLEPERKENLAKQSGLQPRQVAVWFQNRRARYKTKQIEKEFDSLKANHDNLMVDNKALKIHNDSLHKENDNLKIELEVLRKKLAQYEENEIYLDPDNITQTYEPPTNMVTGQDGVVLQGMKQVEGASSGKSDVFDYESPHCVDGNQSTAPLENCSTLIRDPDDNLSDFAQDEHLMMTRTLLLPQTPPTFNNFLNVAADDDNSNNYNYDPNAANSNNLSLGFDQTFWSWG, encoded by the exons atGGAAGGTGGTGGAGGTTTTGGTGGCTGTCATGACATGATATCTTTGCTTGAAAACTCCAACAACACTTCtctttggcatccttcttcttcTGCTCATCATG CAAACGTTATGAATTTTGATCATGAACCACAACTAGGCCGAATAGCAAACCCGAAAATGAACATTTGCGACGGAATATTAGGACGGCGAACCGACGCCGAGGACGCCGGCGGGGAAAACTCCAAAAACTCTGAGAAAAAAAGGAGGCTAACAGTCCAACAAGCTAATTTCCTAGAAGAGAGTTTTGAGTTGGACAACAGGTTGGAACCcgaaagaaaagagaatttAGCCAAACAGTCCGGGTTGCAACCAAGGCAAGTTGCGGTTTGGTTCCAAAACCGACGTGCTCGCTATAAGACTAAACAAATCGAAAAGGAGTTTGATTCTTTGAAAGCCAACCATGATAACCTTATGGTTGATAACAAAGCTCTTAAGATTCATAACGACTCTCTTCACAAGGAAAACGacaacttgaaaattgag CTTGAAGTTCTAAGGAAGAAATTAGCACAATACGAGGAAAACGAAATCTATTTGGACCCGGATAACATAACCCAAACATATGAACCACCAACGAATATGGTAACGGGTCAAGATGGTGTGGTGTTACAAGGCATGAAACAAGTAGAAGGTGCGAGTTCAGGAAAGAGCGATGTCTTTGATTATGAGAGCCCACATTGCGTAGATGGGAACCAATCTACCGCGCCATTAGAGAATTGTTCAACCCTAATTCGCGATCCAGACGACAACTTATCGGATTTTGCACAAGACGAACATTTGATGATGACGAGAACCTTGTTACTACCACAAACACCACCAACGTTCAACAATTTTCTTAATGTTGCTGCTGATGATGATAAcagtaataattataattatgacCCAAATGCGGCAAATTCTAATAACTTGTCACTAGGTTTTGATCAGACTTTCTGGTCTTGGGGTTAA
- the LOC110784498 gene encoding homeobox-leucine zipper protein HAT5 isoform X2, with protein sequence MNFDHEPQLGRIANPKMNICDGILGRRTDAEDAGGENSKNSEKKRRLTVQQANFLEESFELDNRLEPERKENLAKQSGLQPRQVAVWFQNRRARYKTKQIEKEFDSLKANHDNLMVDNKALKIHNDSLHKENDNLKIELEVLRKKLAQYEENEIYLDPDNITQTYEPPTNMVTGQDGVVLQGMKQVEGASSGKSDVFDYESPHCVDGNQSTAPLENCSTLIRDPDDNLSDFAQDEHLMMTRTLLLPQTPPTFNNFLNVAADDDNSNNYNYDPNAANSNNLSLGFDQTFWSWG encoded by the exons ATGAATTTTGATCATGAACCACAACTAGGCCGAATAGCAAACCCGAAAATGAACATTTGCGACGGAATATTAGGACGGCGAACCGACGCCGAGGACGCCGGCGGGGAAAACTCCAAAAACTCTGAGAAAAAAAGGAGGCTAACAGTCCAACAAGCTAATTTCCTAGAAGAGAGTTTTGAGTTGGACAACAGGTTGGAACCcgaaagaaaagagaatttAGCCAAACAGTCCGGGTTGCAACCAAGGCAAGTTGCGGTTTGGTTCCAAAACCGACGTGCTCGCTATAAGACTAAACAAATCGAAAAGGAGTTTGATTCTTTGAAAGCCAACCATGATAACCTTATGGTTGATAACAAAGCTCTTAAGATTCATAACGACTCTCTTCACAAGGAAAACGacaacttgaaaattgag CTTGAAGTTCTAAGGAAGAAATTAGCACAATACGAGGAAAACGAAATCTATTTGGACCCGGATAACATAACCCAAACATATGAACCACCAACGAATATGGTAACGGGTCAAGATGGTGTGGTGTTACAAGGCATGAAACAAGTAGAAGGTGCGAGTTCAGGAAAGAGCGATGTCTTTGATTATGAGAGCCCACATTGCGTAGATGGGAACCAATCTACCGCGCCATTAGAGAATTGTTCAACCCTAATTCGCGATCCAGACGACAACTTATCGGATTTTGCACAAGACGAACATTTGATGATGACGAGAACCTTGTTACTACCACAAACACCACCAACGTTCAACAATTTTCTTAATGTTGCTGCTGATGATGATAAcagtaataattataattatgacCCAAATGCGGCAAATTCTAATAACTTGTCACTAGGTTTTGATCAGACTTTCTGGTCTTGGGGTTAA